One region of Armigeres subalbatus isolate Guangzhou_Male chromosome 3, GZ_Asu_2, whole genome shotgun sequence genomic DNA includes:
- the LOC134226502 gene encoding insulin-like growth factor 2 mRNA-binding protein 1 isoform X5, whose translation MNFSSAATDVHNVNTSYYPGYIKSNIAKIVISGIPQHAKFDDIEPLLKPYGKVEHCDAVTSKDPTTQTVHITFENHDQAQRAVAGLNGIEFEGSNLLVELFDNKANRRGARNRPQYAGMPGGGGPGRQTDFPLRMLVASEMVGAIIGRQGSTIRQITQNSRARVDVHRKDNVGSLEKAITIYGNPENCTSACKRILEVMQQEANNTNKGEICLKILAHNNLIGRIIGKSGNTIKRIMQDTDTKITVSSINDINSFNLERIITVKGSIDNMSRGESQISSKLRQSYENDLQALAPQSIMFPGLHPMAMMSTAGNGMGFTGRTGMYPGTNYPMYQPPTVPGAPPGSSDVQETTYLYIPNNAVGAIIGTKGSHIRNIIRFSGASVKIAPLEADKPLEQQTERKVTIVGTPEAQWKAQYLIFEKMREEGFVSGTDDVRLTVEILVPSAQVGRIIGKGGQNVRELQRVTGSIIKLPEHTTNTPVDEETTVHIIGPFFSVQSAQRRIRTMMLATNPPPATNRQKAQKAKEQSSTSSTPAATAQPPSSSTSA comes from the exons AACACTGCGACGCCGTCACCAGCAAGGACCCGACCACGCAAACCGTCCATATCACGTTCGAGAATCACGATCAGGCACAGAG AGCGGTCGCGGGTCTCAACGGAATCGAATTCGAGGGATCAAACCTGCTGGTGGAGCTGTTCGACAACAAAGCGAACCGCCGGGGTGCCAGAAACCGTCCCCAGTACGCAGGTATGCCCGGGGGCGGCGGCCCAGGACGTCAGACCGACTTTCCGCTGCGGATGCTGGTCGCCAGCGAGATGGTCGGTGCCATTATCGGACGCCAGGGCAGCACGATACGACAGATCACCCAAAACAGTCGGGCCCGCGTCGACGTCCATCGGAAGGACAACGTCGGATCCCTCGAGAAGGCCATCACCATCTACGGCAATCCGGAAAACTGCACAAGCGCATGCAAAAGAATACTGGAGGTGATGCAGCAGGAGGCCAACAACACAAACAAAGG AGAAATTTGCCTGAAGATTCTCGCCCACAATAACCTGATCGGACGGATCATTGGCAAGAGCGGGAACACGATCAAGCGGATAATGCAGGACACCGACACAAAGATCACCGTCAGCTCGATAAACGACATCAACAGCTTCAACCTGGAGCGCATCATCACCGTCAAGGGTTCGATCGACAATATGTCCCGGGGCGAGAGTCAGATCAGTTCCAAGCTGCGCCAGAGCTACGAAAACGACCTCCAGGCGTTGGCCCCGCAGAGTATAATGTTCCCGGGGTTGCACCCAATGGCGATGATGTCCACGGCGGGCAACGGAATGGGCTTCACCGGGCGCACTGGCATGTACCCGGGAACCAACTACCCGATGTATCAACCGCCGACGGTGCCTGGTGCACCGCCCGGATCCAGCGACGTCCAGGAAACCACCTACCTGTATATTCCAAATAATGCCGTTGGTGCTATCATCGGAACCAAAGGATCGCATATTCGTAATATTATAAGATTTTCCGGTGCTTCGGTGAAAATTGCGCCGCTGGAGGCGGACAAACCCCTGGAGCAGCAAACCGAGCGCAAAGTTACCATCGTCGGCACACCAGAGGCCCAGTGGAAGGCGCAGTATCTGATCTTCGAGAAGATGCGGGAAGAGGGCTTCGTCTCCGGCACGGATGACGTGAGATTAACGGTGGAAATTCTGGTCCCGAGTGCGCAG GTCGGACGCATCATTGGCAAGGGAGGTCAGAACGTGCGGGAACTGCAGCGAGTAACTGGCAGTATAATTAAGCTGCCCGAACACACTACCAACACGCCAGTGGACGAGGAAACCACGGTGCACATCATCGGTCCATTCTTCAGCGTTCAG TCCGCTCAACGACGCATCCGGACGATGATGCTGGCCACGAACCCCCCGCCCGCAACCAACCGGCAGAAAGCCCAGAAGGCGAAGGAACAATCGTCGACCTCGTCCACGCCTGCTGCCACCGCACAGCCGCCGTCGTCCAGTACAAGCGCATAA